The nucleotide sequence TATGGCGCGAGCTGGAAGCCGGTGGATTCATGAGGCCCCATTCAATTAAACATGCGATAGCTTAATCATGGTAAGCAACTGGGGCGATTCATTCAAGCCAGCGGCGGTCGGCTGTAGTGCTGGATGGCCGCCAAAAACATGCCCTTGCGGATGGGCTTGGTCAGATGGCCGTTGCAGCCGGCGTCCAGGCTGCGTTGTTCGTCTTCCTTCAAGGCATTGGCGGTCAAGGCGATGATCGGCACCGGCGCGTAGCCCTGTTCGCGTTCCCACTGGCGAATCAGTCCGGTGGCGGTGTAACCGTCCATCACCGGCATTTGCACGTCCATCAAGATCAAATCGTAGCTGCCTCGCTTGAACAGTTCGACCGCCACCGCGCCGTCTTCGGCAAGGGTCAACCGGTGCGAGGTTTGTTTGAGATAAGCCCGGATCAGCATGACATTGTCCTTGGCGTCGTCCGCCATCAGGATGGACAAGCCTTCATCTTCCGACTGACCGGCCAGCAACCCGCTGATGCGGGTGCGGGTGCGCGGTTCGACGCGCGGAATGCCATTGGCGTAATTGACGAGCTGATTGACCGCATCCCATAGCACTTGACGCTTGATCGGCTTCATCAGACAGACGATTCGCCCCCTGGCCGCTTCCGCCATCTCATAACAGCAGCGTTCGCCGCTGCCCAGTAGAACGATCGGCAAGGTCGAATAACCCGCTTCCTGGTCCAAAACGTCCAGCAGATTCGGCCCGGAGCAATCCGGCAGTTGCGAATCGAGCACCAGCATGTGCCGGGGGCGGTCGCTGATGGGCCGGTCGCGCAACTGGCCCAAGGCGGTTTCGACGGTTTCCGCCTCCGCGACGCTCGCGCCACCCACGCTCAGAGCCTCACTGACGATGAGGCGGTTGATGGCGACATCATCGACCACCAACACCGTCCAACCCGCCAGCGCGGGTGCGGCGAGCGCTTTGGCGGTCAGCTCCGGTGAGATCGTGCCGAGCTTGACCGTGAAAAAGAACGTGCTGCCTTGACCGGCTTGGCTTTCCAGGCCGATCTTGCCACCCATCAACTCGACCAGCCGCCGGCTGATGGCCAAGCCCAAGCCCGTGCCGCCATATTTTCGATTGATCGAGCCGTCGGCCTGAGTGAACGCTTTGAAAATAAGCTCTTGTTTTTCAGAGGCGATGCCGATACCGGTATCGGTCACCGAGAAGCACAGATGACCCGGAACGGACGAACTCGGGTCGTTCTCCACTACGAGAATCACTTGACCGCGTTCGGTGAATTTGATGGCGTTGCCGATCAGGTTGGTCAAGATCTGTTGCAAGCGACGGGGATCGCCTTCGAGGGTGAGCGGAACCTCCGGCGCGATCCGCAAGATCAGTTCAAGCCCCTTTTTCATGGCCCGCATCGCCACCAAATCGATCTGCTTGTTCAGCAAGCTTTCCAGATCGAAGACTTCGTGGTCGAGCGTCAGCTTGTCGGCTTCGATTTTCGACAGGTCGAGAATATCTTCGATCAGGACCAGCAAATTCTCGCCGGCGTTCTTGAACACCTCCAGATAGTTGCGTTGCTCGCGGCTGAGTTTGGTTTCGGCCAGCAGATCGGCCATGCCGATGATCGCGTTCATCGGCGTGCGGATTTCGTGGCTCATGTTGGCCAGAAATTCGCTCTTGGCGCGGTTGGCGGTATCGGCCGCTTCCTTGGCGTTCTGGAGTTCCTCGGTGCGCGCTTCGACCAATTTTTCCAGATCGTTGCGGTAGGTGGTCAGTCGGGCGTTATTTTGCTGGATGGTGTCCAGCATCTGGTTGATGACGAAACCGAGTTGGGCGATTTCATCGGTGTTGCCCGAGATGAAACGGGAGCCCAACTGGCCGGATTGCACTTGCCGGGCGACTTGGGAAATCTCGCGGATCGGCCAGATGATCTTGCGGGCCATGGCATGGAGCAGGATGCCGAACAGCGCCATCAGGACCAAGGTGAAGGCCAGCAGCGAACGCTCGATATGAGAATGAATGATCCGGCTGTCTTGGGATTCTCGTTGATAGCTGTCGATGGCCCGCGTGGAAATCACCGACAGGACATGAATCAAACGCCCGGTCAGGTCGTCGAATTTTTGATCCAGGGTGTCGATCGTGGTTTCCAGCGTGGCATCCTGCTCCGACAGCGTTTGCGCGCG is from Candidatus Competibacteraceae bacterium and encodes:
- a CDS encoding response regulator produces the protein MLGTVKQYFYVMAGLCLVLFGAGYTGVVLFLERLSANAQRAESAMLTDRETRELERKFWEIRFWEQAALSQHRPDAEQQFTVLLNAAKAAIRRLDPNLSDVLPQSKIDEISVLLADYEKLFRRLIQLKTQRAQTLSEQDATLETTIDTLDQKFDDLTGRLIHVLSVISTRAIDSYQRESQDSRIIHSHIERSLLAFTLVLMALFGILLHAMARKIIWPIREISQVARQVQSGQLGSRFISGNTDEIAQLGFVINQMLDTIQQNNARLTTYRNDLEKLVEARTEELQNAKEAADTANRAKSEFLANMSHEIRTPMNAIIGMADLLAETKLSREQRNYLEVFKNAGENLLVLIEDILDLSKIEADKLTLDHEVFDLESLLNKQIDLVAMRAMKKGLELILRIAPEVPLTLEGDPRRLQQILTNLIGNAIKFTERGQVILVVENDPSSSVPGHLCFSVTDTGIGIASEKQELIFKAFTQADGSINRKYGGTGLGLAISRRLVELMGGKIGLESQAGQGSTFFFTVKLGTISPELTAKALAAPALAGWTVLVVDDVAINRLIVSEALSVGGASVAEAETVETALGQLRDRPISDRPRHMLVLDSQLPDCSGPNLLDVLDQEAGYSTLPIVLLGSGERCCYEMAEAARGRIVCLMKPIKRQVLWDAVNQLVNYANGIPRVEPRTRTRISGLLAGQSEDEGLSILMADDAKDNVMLIRAYLKQTSHRLTLAEDGAVAVELFKRGSYDLILMDVQMPVMDGYTATGLIRQWEREQGYAPVPIIALTANALKEDEQRSLDAGCNGHLTKPIRKGMFLAAIQHYSRPPLA